The Stygiolobus azoricus genome window below encodes:
- a CDS encoding antibiotic biosynthesis monooxygenase family protein, translating into MINVGLYYRVKKGHEEDFEKAFQGVINFLKTFPGFIDAKLYRRVDDPQEYLIYSEWDSLDAFRRFISSREYKDTTEYGKSILEGMPKHKVLQEINT; encoded by the coding sequence ATGATAAATGTAGGTTTGTATTATAGGGTAAAAAAAGGTCATGAAGAGGATTTTGAGAAGGCATTTCAAGGAGTAATAAATTTCCTAAAAACGTTTCCTGGTTTTATTGACGCTAAGCTATATAGGAGAGTCGATGATCCACAAGAATATTTGATTTATAGTGAATGGGATTCACTTGATGCTTTTAGAAGATTTATTTCTAGTAGAGAATACAAAGATACTACAGAATATGGAAAGAGTATATTAGAAGGCATGCCAAAACATAAGGTCTTACAAGAGATAAATACATAG
- a CDS encoding UbiA family prenyltransferase, whose product MKKIYQMILITRPWGFILPIVCTSFSFSLAYYIYRIFNIQFFILTILGTVLFNASVDVLNDYFDYKKGLDSENSGTVKYRLHPIVHGVLTPTNTLLYGLILGMIGMAIAIYLTLFRFYAIIFALIGFLMVYAYNGPPFSLKYRALGEIEVFITYSFIVVASYYIATGNISIISFLDSLPIASIITAILVANNMRDANIDKLNKTETLATIFPDKIKKIYLFLLIILPYSLIPLLILFGYLPYLDILVLLTLPLSIKIGKYVYTNLPADSDPQTAKVLMIFGLTYVFLTLLSSF is encoded by the coding sequence ATGAAGAAGATTTATCAAATGATATTAATAACTAGACCTTGGGGTTTTATTTTACCGATAGTTTGTACAAGTTTTTCTTTCTCTCTTGCATATTATATTTATAGAATATTTAATATTCAGTTTTTCATTTTAACAATTTTGGGTACTGTTCTTTTTAATGCGTCAGTTGACGTTTTAAACGATTATTTTGATTATAAGAAAGGTTTAGATTCGGAAAATTCAGGCACAGTTAAATATAGACTTCATCCAATAGTCCACGGAGTATTAACTCCTACTAATACACTATTATACGGACTTATTTTAGGGATGATAGGTATGGCAATAGCGATATATTTAACTTTATTTAGATTTTATGCAATAATATTTGCCTTAATAGGCTTCTTAATGGTCTACGCCTATAACGGACCACCTTTTTCTTTGAAATATAGAGCTTTAGGAGAAATAGAAGTTTTTATAACATATTCATTTATTGTTGTAGCAAGTTATTATATTGCAACAGGTAATATTTCAATAATATCTTTCCTCGATTCCTTACCTATAGCGTCAATAATAACTGCAATTCTTGTAGCCAATAATATGAGAGACGCTAATATTGATAAGTTAAACAAAACAGAGACTTTAGCAACAATTTTTCCAGATAAAATAAAGAAGATTTATTTATTCCTTTTGATAATTCTTCCTTATTCACTTATACCATTACTAATATTATTTGGATACTTACCTTACCTAGATATATTAGTATTACTTACGTTGCCACTTTCTATCAAGATAGGAAAATATGTATATACAAATCTACCTGCAGATTCTGATCCACAAACAGCTAAAGTTCTAATGATATTTGGATTAACTTACGTATTCTTGACGCTTCTAAGTTCATTTTGA
- a CDS encoding (Fe-S)-binding protein encodes MAIAEAKVDMEALNKAIDEVFYSQLDSTLLYYFQACVNCKACEAACPFTPTSLHYSPVNKAEVARQLYRYRFTVWGRTVGRVIGGSKKYLSLEEAETMVDYAWHCVNCGSCAFVCPMAIDSGAMIDLLKQVAFKAGMGPKVYRDIAELEASGKYLEIDFFKNSWNSLISKIKDAIGKEVPLDKKGSEVLFYASIYEALAYPDVLVKVAKILDMLNKDWTFMSKPLGIRPPIGLVIGDKDGAVKVMQRVYSYFTDISPKYVMLTAGGFEYPALRYTMHETLKVEPKYEVVHVTELLAKWYENKEFEIEPLDEIITWHDPCQLGKRGGVFEAPRILMKALSKKFKELPSHGVNSFCCSGGGGGCGLPSMVNNMAKALGIAISDDDKKFLDKTSEPLIKAGKIKVGEINKIKAKEVLTGCPVCIESINFQIDYYHANSKVNHIVDILADRIKVSKK; translated from the coding sequence ATGGCAATAGCAGAAGCTAAAGTAGATATGGAAGCGTTAAATAAGGCAATAGACGAGGTATTCTATAGTCAGTTAGACTCTACTCTGCTTTATTATTTCCAAGCGTGTGTTAATTGTAAGGCTTGCGAAGCAGCTTGTCCATTTACTCCAACGTCATTACATTATTCTCCAGTAAATAAAGCAGAAGTAGCTAGGCAACTTTATAGGTATAGATTTACTGTATGGGGAAGGACTGTAGGTAGGGTCATAGGAGGAAGTAAAAAGTATCTTTCCCTAGAAGAAGCAGAAACTATGGTAGATTATGCATGGCATTGTGTTAATTGCGGATCATGCGCATTTGTCTGCCCAATGGCAATTGATAGCGGAGCTATGATAGATCTACTTAAGCAGGTTGCATTTAAAGCAGGAATGGGACCTAAAGTTTATAGAGATATAGCAGAGTTAGAGGCTTCTGGAAAATACTTGGAAATAGATTTCTTTAAGAATTCATGGAATTCCTTAATTTCAAAAATTAAGGATGCTATAGGGAAAGAAGTACCTTTAGATAAAAAAGGTAGCGAAGTCTTATTTTATGCCAGCATTTATGAAGCATTAGCTTATCCTGATGTTTTAGTAAAAGTGGCAAAAATTCTCGATATGCTTAATAAGGACTGGACATTTATGTCAAAGCCGCTTGGAATAAGACCTCCAATTGGATTGGTAATAGGAGATAAGGATGGAGCTGTAAAAGTTATGCAAAGAGTTTATTCGTACTTTACTGATATTTCTCCAAAATATGTTATGTTAACGGCAGGAGGTTTTGAATATCCTGCATTAAGGTATACTATGCATGAAACATTAAAAGTGGAACCTAAATACGAAGTTGTTCATGTCACAGAACTTTTAGCAAAATGGTACGAAAATAAGGAGTTTGAGATAGAACCGTTAGATGAGATTATAACGTGGCATGATCCATGTCAGCTAGGCAAAAGGGGAGGAGTTTTTGAAGCACCTAGAATTCTCATGAAAGCTTTATCTAAAAAATTCAAGGAGTTACCTAGTCATGGCGTAAATAGTTTTTGCTGTAGTGGAGGAGGTGGTGGATGCGGACTTCCTTCTATGGTTAATAATATGGCAAAAGCATTAGGTATTGCTATAAGCGATGACGATAAGAAGTTCCTAGATAAAACATCAGAACCACTAATAAAAGCTGGTAAGATTAAAGTGGGTGAAATCAATAAGATAAAGGCTAAAGAAGTTCTTACTGGATGTCCAGTCTGCATAGAAAGTATAAACTTCCAAATAGATTACTATCATGCTAATTCGAAAGTTAATCATATAGTAGATATATTAGCTGATAGAATAAAGGTGAGTAAAAAATGA
- a CDS encoding tetratricopeptide repeat protein yields the protein MVESPQGTKLKIEELRRLSQINPSDPWPHFLLGEIYSTLNPEEALKEYNEAIKLDPHVIDFHYKKALLLFNLGKIDEALECLEKASIIDYKNSSIYYFLKGNFLDELGKYDEAIKEYEKAIKKDPNNPWIIEAKILDMVELGLVNEALNEIDNILKTKNFKNLIMLREKIVKISQNELRSVKNT from the coding sequence ATGGTCGAATCCCCGCAAGGAACTAAACTGAAAATTGAGGAATTAAGAAGGCTTTCACAAATAAATCCCTCAGATCCATGGCCTCACTTTCTTCTTGGAGAAATATATAGTACATTAAATCCTGAAGAGGCATTGAAAGAATATAACGAGGCTATTAAATTGGATCCTCATGTAATAGATTTCCATTATAAGAAAGCCCTACTACTTTTTAATTTAGGAAAAATTGACGAGGCACTAGAATGTCTTGAAAAAGCATCCATCATTGATTATAAAAATTCTTCAATATACTATTTTCTTAAGGGAAATTTTCTTGATGAATTAGGAAAATATGACGAGGCTATAAAAGAGTATGAAAAGGCTATTAAAAAAGATCCTAACAATCCATGGATTATTGAAGCAAAGATATTAGATATGGTGGAACTAGGATTAGTTAATGAAGCTTTAAATGAAATAGATAATATACTTAAAACTAAAAATTTCAAAAATTTAATAATGCTCAGAGAAAAAATAGTTAAAATTAGTCAAAATGAACTTAGAAGCGTCAAGAATACGTAA
- a CDS encoding hyaluronate lyase, whose product MSFKISRRDFLKLALTATMVAAPEWDKAIGKAVGMIKNGDVNIVWFEAQACEGNTTAILQATDPTVAQVLFGASPLVGPGSVKISFWPSIMPQQGEQAVNILNDIINGKYNPYVLVLEGSFPDENTAQQYNSGGFWGMLGPKTLNEWVAELLTNAVAVLAVGNCASYGGLIADKVYQPPPKFITPTWSPSPTGAVGFFDDPLRGYKGLLSRLYEDNYLNGQAAAAPFYTFVKNPNSYLDITPSPSASVKPAIAVPGCPANGDGIMRTLANLVLWAGGLAPLPELDQYWRPLYFFQNTVHEQCPRAAWYAAGAFRTQPGEPTAACLFEVGCKGPVSNCPWNKYGWVGGIGGPTRTGAVCIGCTMPGFSDLYEPFYKPLQVPTPSSTLTTAGLIGAGIVIGAAAGLAEKKMVQKGGVRSK is encoded by the coding sequence ATGTCATTCAAAATTTCTAGGCGGGATTTCCTAAAGTTAGCGCTAACGGCTACTATGGTTGCAGCACCAGAATGGGATAAGGCAATAGGAAAAGCAGTAGGTATGATAAAAAATGGTGACGTAAATATAGTATGGTTTGAAGCACAAGCATGTGAAGGAAATACAACAGCTATACTCCAAGCTACAGATCCTACAGTAGCTCAAGTTCTTTTTGGCGCAAGTCCTCTAGTAGGACCGGGCAGTGTAAAAATATCTTTTTGGCCAAGTATAATGCCTCAACAAGGAGAACAAGCAGTAAATATATTAAATGACATAATTAATGGGAAATACAATCCTTATGTACTAGTACTAGAAGGAAGTTTCCCTGATGAGAACACTGCGCAGCAATATAATTCTGGTGGATTTTGGGGAATGTTAGGTCCAAAGACTTTAAACGAATGGGTAGCAGAACTTTTAACTAATGCAGTTGCAGTTCTAGCAGTAGGAAATTGTGCATCCTATGGAGGGTTAATAGCTGATAAAGTATATCAACCACCGCCTAAATTTATAACGCCAACATGGTCTCCATCACCTACTGGTGCTGTTGGATTTTTCGACGATCCATTGAGAGGATATAAGGGATTATTAAGCAGATTATATGAGGATAATTACTTAAATGGGCAAGCTGCCGCAGCACCATTCTATACTTTCGTTAAGAATCCTAATTCTTATCTTGATATAACACCATCTCCTTCTGCTTCGGTAAAGCCAGCGATAGCAGTGCCTGGTTGCCCAGCCAATGGAGACGGTATAATGAGAACATTAGCTAATTTAGTGTTATGGGCAGGAGGTTTAGCTCCATTACCAGAACTTGATCAATATTGGAGGCCACTGTACTTCTTCCAAAATACGGTCCATGAACAATGTCCCAGAGCTGCATGGTATGCTGCAGGAGCGTTTAGAACTCAGCCAGGTGAGCCTACCGCTGCATGCTTATTTGAAGTTGGATGTAAAGGTCCGGTATCTAATTGCCCATGGAATAAATACGGTTGGGTTGGCGGTATAGGAGGGCCGACAAGAACTGGTGCAGTATGTATTGGATGTACTATGCCCGGTTTCTCTGATCTATACGAACCATTCTATAAGCCCTTACAAGTTCCAACCCCGTCTTCTACTCTAACAACTGCAGGGTTAATAGGTGCAGGTATAGTGATAGGTGCTGCTGCAGGATTAGCAGAAAAGAAAATGGTACAAAAAGGAGGAGTGAGGTCGAAATAG
- a CDS encoding nickel-dependent hydrogenase large subunit codes for MSSSSTKNLTIDPITRVAGHLGMTATIDTNTRQVVNNQAYTYVTMFRGFEVFLRGRQPPDAVHITSRSCGVCGAAHANGSVRANDMALGAVPYPLGQVLRNMAYAMTDMTYDHPIILNVLEGPDFSAQVMQTYYPSCWQAAQQTKAEHSDIHGFSTIADIMTALNPFTGWLWIHAVKAQILAREAGVLIYGRHSHPPMLIPGGIGTDLSVGESLFVEYMYRLTTLTAWVKVVVAAWMDLANFLIDNCDYERQGLTYSAPTYISSYGFESPELYSNLGDTYENIYSNYDTLAQQASEGPQTIFRAAIVRNGELLSKSFIDLNVGQLEFVNSSYYQDWAHTTSPFTETDPIGNKLAWGLTDTDGTPLYMYHPWNKTTIPNPQAMNFMDKYSWDAEPRLIWKDGTIWSYETGPWARLHALAHYHPNSPVVKNGKIVVTLPTISEIPAWLPSGSSAEWTVEWEPPDYSTTLSRILGRAVDTAVAIFVAWDNLQYGLELLMKNQTSPKTSRPWKQPSFSLGVGQYEVPRGTVRHWLVNSNYSIANYQYHAPTTANVSPRDNRCNGPWCINGQAIGAFEMSVINTKVMEEVPPDEWVGYDFLRAIRSFDPCLVCAAHFEIKGKVNRSIDHLITPVCSV; via the coding sequence ATGTCCTCGTCTTCAACAAAAAATTTAACCATAGATCCTATAACTAGAGTTGCGGGACATTTAGGTATGACCGCAACTATAGATACAAATACAAGGCAAGTAGTAAACAACCAAGCGTATACATATGTAACTATGTTTAGAGGATTTGAAGTATTCCTCAGAGGTAGGCAGCCACCAGACGCTGTTCACATAACTTCTAGATCATGTGGAGTCTGCGGTGCCGCTCATGCTAACGGTTCAGTAAGAGCTAATGATATGGCTTTAGGAGCAGTACCGTATCCTCTAGGACAAGTTTTGAGAAATATGGCGTATGCCATGACAGATATGACTTATGACCATCCAATAATACTTAACGTCTTGGAAGGTCCAGATTTTTCAGCTCAAGTTATGCAAACGTATTATCCATCATGTTGGCAAGCAGCTCAGCAAACTAAAGCAGAACATAGTGACATACATGGATTTTCTACTATAGCAGATATAATGACGGCATTGAATCCTTTCACAGGATGGCTATGGATTCATGCGGTAAAGGCTCAAATACTAGCTAGAGAAGCTGGAGTTCTAATATATGGTAGGCACTCTCATCCACCAATGCTAATACCCGGAGGAATAGGTACAGATCTATCTGTAGGTGAATCATTATTTGTAGAATACATGTATAGACTAACAACTCTAACTGCATGGGTTAAAGTGGTAGTAGCGGCGTGGATGGACTTAGCTAACTTCCTTATAGATAACTGTGATTATGAACGTCAAGGATTAACATATAGTGCTCCTACTTATATATCAAGCTATGGTTTTGAAAGTCCAGAATTGTATAGTAACCTAGGGGATACATATGAGAATATTTATAGTAATTATGATACTTTAGCCCAACAAGCTTCTGAAGGACCCCAGACAATATTTAGGGCTGCTATTGTGAGAAATGGCGAATTATTAAGTAAAAGTTTCATAGATCTTAATGTAGGTCAACTTGAATTTGTTAATTCTTCTTACTATCAAGATTGGGCTCATACAACTTCGCCCTTTACTGAGACTGATCCTATAGGGAATAAATTAGCGTGGGGATTAACAGACACTGATGGAACACCTCTATATATGTATCATCCATGGAATAAGACTACAATACCTAATCCTCAAGCCATGAACTTTATGGATAAATATAGTTGGGATGCAGAACCTAGATTAATCTGGAAGGACGGAACTATATGGTCATACGAAACTGGTCCGTGGGCAAGACTTCACGCCCTTGCCCATTATCATCCAAATAGTCCTGTGGTCAAAAACGGTAAAATAGTTGTAACTTTACCTACAATAAGTGAAATTCCTGCGTGGTTACCATCAGGCTCATCTGCAGAATGGACAGTAGAATGGGAACCTCCGGATTATTCTACTACATTAAGTAGAATACTAGGAAGAGCTGTTGACACAGCAGTTGCAATATTTGTTGCATGGGATAACTTACAATACGGATTAGAATTATTAATGAAAAATCAAACTAGTCCAAAGACCTCTAGGCCTTGGAAGCAACCATCATTCTCCTTAGGTGTTGGACAATATGAAGTTCCTAGAGGGACAGTTAGACATTGGTTAGTTAATAGTAATTATAGCATAGCTAATTACCAGTATCACGCTCCTACTACAGCAAATGTAAGTCCAAGAGATAATAGATGTAATGGACCTTGGTGTATAAACGGACAAGCTATAGGTGCATTCGAGATGTCAGTTATAAATACTAAAGTTATGGAAGAAGTACCACCAGATGAATGGGTAGGATATGATTTCCTTAGAGCTATAAGGAGTTTCGACCCATGTTTAGTATGCGCAGCCCACTTCGAAATTAAAGGAAAAGTGAATAGGAGTATAGATCATTTAATAACACCAGTGTGTAGTGTATGA